A stretch of Ranitomeya variabilis isolate aRanVar5 chromosome 3, aRanVar5.hap1, whole genome shotgun sequence DNA encodes these proteins:
- the UPK3B gene encoding uroplakin-3b, whose translation MSLKRQLWLLVTLSAVAADLTSYIPQLASTSLQGRLTATTFILSKPKCIFTSPTTNNVWIVIANDTVQLSNNNLVNQAATYSSFATLGYYHTLTASENSYSCDNIAEYIQIGTDTSCFDNSNSCNKPLTSAGPYRVIFVAMDSTGGFVGKTGWSGPITLRQGKASSLIDTWPGRRSGGMIVITSILSVLLATFLVCLIGTFIIGRQNIICCKKTEKIETRVPQPQNLKNYKTHHAPEHAEIYSQPLP comes from the exons ATGTCTTTAAAGAGGCAACTATGGCTGCTTGTTACATTATCGGCTGTTGCTGCAG ATCTTACCAGCTATATCCCACAACTGGCTAGCACATCTTTGCAAGGAAGGTTGACAGCTACAACATTTATTCTGTCGAAACCAAAGTGCATCTTTACCTCGCCCACAACTAACAATGTATGGATAGTTATTGCTAACGACACAG TACAATTGAGTAACAATAACTTGGTAAACCAAGCTGCTACATATTCTTCATTTGCAACTTTGGGCTATTATCACACCCTTACTGCCAGTGAGAATTCATATTCCTGTGATAACATAGCTGAATACATTCAAATTGGTACTGACACATCCTGTTTTGACAACTCAAACAGCTGCAACAAACCTTTAACTTCTGCTGGCCCATACCG GGTTATATTTGTTGCTATGGATTCGACTGGTGGATTTGTGGGTAAAACTGGCTGGTCTGGCCCAATCACACTTCGCCAAG GTAAAGCATCATCATTAATTGATACATGgccgggaagacggagcggtggaatGATTGTCATTACCTCCATCCTTTCAGTCCTATTGGCTACCTTTCTGGTTTGTCTTATTGGGACATTTATTATCGGAAG gcAAAACATAATTTGTTGCAAGAAGACTGAAAAAATTGAAACCCGCGTACCTCAACCACAGAATCTGAAGAATTATAAGACACATCATGCACCTGAACATGCTGAAATATACTCTCAGCCACTGCCTTAA